The genomic window AGGCGCGGTGTGGCGAGCGCGACGCGTCTTGACCTTGCCGCCGTCTGCTAAGGCTGGGCCTGTTAAGAGTAGGACCCCCGTGTCTGGCCTCCTTCTGATCCCGCTGCTGGCAGGTTCCCTCCTTGGCGCCGCTGATCGCCCATTGCACGGTACAATACCTTGCGCTGACAGCGCCCGATCCACCTGCCACGGCCCGGCTGTTGTTGAGGTCGCCGCCGCCTCCTCCGTCTGGAAATTCAGCCGAACCCAAGGGACGAAGGACGGCGAGAGCTTCGCCGCCATCATGAAGACGGCGGACACCAGCCAATCCGATCCGGACTTCGCCGGCCTGATCGTCCGTTGCGCGCCGAAAGGCAAGATCGACGTGCTGGTGGCCTTGATCCGGCCTTTCCCGCCGCGGAGCCATCCTATAAGGTCACGATCGCCGCGGCCGGCGGCGGCACCTTGACCTTTGATGCCAGCATGGCGGCCGCGGGGGCCGCCGTGCTCTTGCCCGATGAGGTCTCGGCCTTTGCCGCCGGAAAGTGGCAGACGACCCCCTCACTGTCCGTTGCCGTCAAGGAAAGCGACAGCGAGATCAAAGGTACGGTGGCCCTAAACGGACTGCGGGAGGCCTATCATTCGCTGCTGGCAAATTGCAGCCAATAGGCCAAATTTAGCCATACAACTTAAGGGTCTTTTTAGCGGGGGAACCTAGGGTCCGGAGCACGGAGAGTGTTTCGGATGACCGCGTTTTTGATTTTCAGCTTTCTCGTAGGTGCCGTGCTGGGCCAACGCTTTCGCGTCCTGGTGCTCCTGCCGTTGACCTTCGTCATGGTGCTCGCCGCCATTCCGGTCGGCTTGATGGTCGATCTCACCGTGGTTGAGAGCCTGAAAGACGTGGTGTTGGCCGCCATCGCCCTCCAGGGCGGCTACCTCTTTGGTTCAGGAGCGCGCTTTGGCCTTGCTGCCGCGCGTACCACCCGCGTATTCGCCCGCCCGGTCAAAACCGTCCGCTGATGGCGTCGGACTGACGCTGCGATGAATCTTTCGCGAGCGCGCGAAAGGTGAAGACCGAGCTGTTGTCCTGACAGAGCTCTGTTTAAAAACCCACCGACCGCTTGTATGGTGACCTGACCGTTTCAGGATTCCCTTCGAGCGCGCCGTTTGTCCCTCGCTTATTTTGCCCTCATCGTTTCAATCGTCTCAGCTTCTGCTCTCGAAATTGCCGGCGCCAGGGTCGGTGCGCAGCTCGGGACGATGGCCGCAGCGCTGAGCTTGCTGGCGGCCGCTTCGGCCGCGCGGAAGGCCGACTACGACCATTATGTGCGCGCGGCCGCCTGGGGCCGGTGGATCCTGCTCGCCATTCCGCTGTGCATCGCGGCCCAACTCGTCCCTCTTCCGCTGAGCTGGGCGCATCCGATCTGGGCCAGCGCTCACGACGTCCTCGGTGGCCTGTCGCTCGGGCCGATCACGGCCGATACCGGCTTGACGGTGAACGCGCTGCTGCTGGCACTCGCGGCGATCTCGTTGCTCGGCGTCACCATCCTGGTGGTCCGCAACCGCGGCCGTGCCGAGCTGGTTCTCTTCGTGCTCAGCGGAGTGACCGCGGTCTCCGCCTTGACCTTGGACTTGCATGGGCTGTCGCCGGCCGTTGCGGCAGCCGCGCCCTCTGACTTCACCACGACTTTGGCCGGCTTCGGCCTCATGCTCAATTTAGCGGGCATGCAGCTCGCTGCTGAACGAGCCGAAACGCATCACTCGGTCCTTCGCTCGATCGCGATCGGCCTTTGCGGCCTTGTCGGAGCCTCGGCCAGCGCAGCCGCGATCTTTGGGTTTTCCGGAACGAACAGCGCGATCGCAGCGGTCTTTGGCGTTGTGCTGATCCTGCTGATCCTCGTCATCCGCAGGCTCGACCTCTCGCCGTTGGCCGCGGGCGCATTGTCGGCGGCAGCTCTGATCGGCGCGACCATCATCCTGACCTTCCTCTTCGAGAAGAGCTCTGGGCCGATCCTCATGCGGCTCGTCCCGGATGCGGGAGGCGAGACGAAGGCCGCCCTCGAGCGGATGTTGGCCGACACACGCTGGTTCGGCGCGGGGGCAGGAAGCTTTTCGGCCGTCGCGAATATCTATCAGAGCGAGGCTGGCACGACTTTGGCTGCGCCCTCGGCGGCCATCGCCGTCTTTGCGGATACGGGATGGATCGGTTTGACCGCCATGATGGCAGTAAGCCTGATCGCTCTGGTGCGCCTGTTCTTCGGCGCGCTCCAGCGCGGACGCGACTCGTTCTTCCCAGCGGCGACCGCGGCCTGCGTTCTCTTTGCACTCGTCCAGAGCTTCGCCGGTCCGGGACTGCTGCGCCCGGCAGCAATCCTGTGTCTTTCGGTGATCGTGGGACTGGGGCTGTCGCAGAGCGTCAGCCAATCCTCATCACGATAGAACGCCGATCATCAGACGGCGCGATCGCCGAGTGACGCCCAGTAGTTCGGGTTCTTGGGTGACTGAATGCGGACCCAGCGATAAGGCTTCTTCGACCACGGCAGGATGTGGCCGGAGAGATTGTCAAGCACGAGATCGCCGGAGAAGGTGCGCACCACGACCACGAGATGGTGCTCGCCCCAGGTCGTCACGACCTCGCTGAGCAGCACCGAACGCGCCGGAAAACCCTTGGCGATCAAATCGTGGCGTTTTGTCACAGCGTAGTCGTTGCAGTCGCCACTCGCCGGATGCAGCAGCCATTTCTCGCCGCGCAGCCCCTCCAGGTTGGCCTCGGGACGGATCGCGGTGTTGATCCTTTGGTTGACCTCTTGCATCTGCGCCAGCCGTTCGGCCGTAAGCTTCAGACGACCGCCCCTGAACACGATCTGCTGCGGCCGCGGCCTGCACTCGTCCTTGTACTTCAGGCAAAAGATGGTGAACGCCATCGGTGCCAGAGTCGGCTGATCGAACTTGATGTACTGGATGGCACCGCGCAACCCCAAGGGCGCGCCGACGAAGGCGGCTTCCGCTCTCTGCTGCAACCCCGCAGCAACGACGATTGCGGCCACGGCCGCCAGGAACTTTACAACTTTGCGCATGTCGCGCTCCCCTTCTTGTAGGAAAGGACGCTACGCGAGACCTCTTGAAATACGGCTCAAAGGCCACGCGATCCTTTAATCAAAATGCGGGCGCGTTGGTTGCAAACAATTAAGAATATCGATGTGTGACTGGTTCTGCTAAGAGCGGTCACGACGCTCGTGACGCTGGATGCGATTCGACCGACCTGATGGGCCTTTCCTCACGCTTTCGAAAGAAGACCAAGCCTCGGCTTCCCGACGGCGTTCGCGTCTATGCGATCGGCGACGTGCATGGCCGCGCCGATTTGCTTCAATCGCTGTTAACCGTGATCGACGCCGATCTTGCCCGCTCGGCCCCCCAACGAGCCATTCAGGTCTTTCTCGGCGACTATGTCGACCGCGGCCCGGATTCGCGCGCCGTTCTTGATCTCTTGATCGCGCGCTCGAAATCACACGAGACGGTCTGCCTCAAGGGCAACCACGAAGTCTTCCTGCTCGAAGTCCTCAAGGACCCCGCCCGCTTGCAGGAGTGGCGCCACTATGGCGGCCTCCTGACGCTGGTCTCCTATGGCATCAGGCCGACCATGAATCCGTCCGCGGAGCAGCAGGTCGAGCTGATCGAGGAATTGAAGCGCGCGCTCCCGCCCGAGCATCTCGCCTTCCTCCAGCAACTGCCTTCCTCCTTCACCTGCGGCGATTTCTTTTTCGTTCACGCCGGCGTCAAGCCAGGCATCGCGCTCGATCGCCAAAAGGATGAGGATCTGCTCTGGATCCGCGAGGAATTCCTGGCCTCCGAGGAGCGCTTCGGCAAATATATCGTTCACGGTCACACGCCGGTCAGCGCGCCCGATATTCGACCAAACCGCATCAATATCGACACCGGCGCCTACGCGACCGGAAACTTGACGCTGTTGACGATCCAAGGCGATAGTCTGCTCGCAATTTAAGAGTTGAATGTCGGACCCGTCGTCGGCTCGCGCTCATAGGCCTCGTCAATTCCACCATGAATCGCATGATCCTGCTTCGCGTCATCGGCATCTTGACCGCAATCGTGCTGGCGCTTCACGCCGGCATGG from Bradyrhizobium zhanjiangense includes these protein-coding regions:
- a CDS encoding transglutaminase-like cysteine peptidase — translated: MRKVVKFLAAVAAIVVAAGLQQRAEAAFVGAPLGLRGAIQYIKFDQPTLAPMAFTIFCLKYKDECRPRPQQIVFRGGRLKLTAERLAQMQEVNQRINTAIRPEANLEGLRGEKWLLHPASGDCNDYAVTKRHDLIAKGFPARSVLLSEVVTTWGEHHLVVVVRTFSGDLVLDNLSGHILPWSKKPYRWVRIQSPKNPNYWASLGDRAV
- a CDS encoding metallophosphoesterase family protein, which translates into the protein MGLSSRFRKKTKPRLPDGVRVYAIGDVHGRADLLQSLLTVIDADLARSAPQRAIQVFLGDYVDRGPDSRAVLDLLIARSKSHETVCLKGNHEVFLLEVLKDPARLQEWRHYGGLLTLVSYGIRPTMNPSAEQQVELIEELKRALPPEHLAFLQQLPSSFTCGDFFFVHAGVKPGIALDRQKDEDLLWIREEFLASEERFGKYIVHGHTPVSAPDIRPNRINIDTGAYATGNLTLLTIQGDSLLAI